A part of Aspergillus flavus chromosome 5, complete sequence genomic DNA contains:
- a CDS encoding ubiquitin interaction motif protein, with product MASEPTEEAIANFVSFTSTSREQAISFLKANDLNSNKAINAYFEDPTGPQTEASNYLNDPNIPSFHIEHSDPVPSSIPPSRPPTTPGEPAQGPEYQQATPPPSQNTTDPNKGLSLAEQEERELQQAVAMSLNQNLGQQETGVTTSNKSNFGRATRDFYDEGAWAMTLFNSSAREIIISPNPGDRKRVEGEPAFLRPSEDSLYLGGLLTILHSIPLAREALLQRNKILSNYGHDPQWWNGQPINLPKIVTIQDAHDGDTDWDDIIYETQRLVAFLDITERSFGSVDALASLKSMSTCDSEGSIGRYLETWQDAAVRADPGNQLATVFSSKAYKRPLTVYDTPIHKDFFILESFVDPEHGQTLYDVLDSAIWSDRPGEELDDVWLEHVGEIFTVRLESTDNTKPIDVKIPAVFYPDRYLADSRDFSREFRAQRLQEYDGIFKLDNLINRFSASKSKGMTLKETLEKAASAVSVTLPKSLANGANGLTLSPEAANVEAKRLADELREVSNKIDDKLKELVQRRERAIETLRGYTKILTEPSDVSGKTPHYKYTLRGVCTEPHVTYVLRPSGHTEMADTEPTAVDEWQWWRISFSTDDAKARQAELQQGDASTSKNADVIGYTARKVREIEVLKAAREESKNVLLIYANGNAMNFREEPIPPPLQEFINADNAAFGTEFKQQESAEDAAGRQNEDSSSASRQDENIEMNELTQDGQRETTSAAANVNVFDYQVSSFDDAADSSPEMQEREGRALLGQSSTAGPVQYSPSTNAAWNQ from the exons ATGGCTTCTGAACCAACAGAGGAAGCCATTGCGAACTTTGTGAGCTTTACAAGCACAAGTCGCGAACAGGCAATCAGCTTCCTTAAA GCAAATGACCTCAACTCAAATAAAGCCATCAATGCCTACTTCGAAGATCCCACGGGTCCGCAGACAGAG GCCTCCAATTACCTGAATGACCCAAACATACCCT CGTTTCATATTGAACACTCCGACCCAGTTCCCAGCTCAATTCCTCCCTCACGCCCACCGACCACACCAGGCGAGCCAGCACAAGGACCTGAGTATCAACAGGCGACTCCTCCGCCTTCGCAGAACACTACGG ACCCCAACAAAGGATTATCACTTGCTGAGCAGGAAGAACGTGAGTTACAACAAGCAGTGGCCATGTCCTTAAACCAAAACCTTGGACAACAGGAGACAGGAGTTACAACTTCAAACAAGTCGAATTTTGGCCGGGCCACCCGTGACTTCTATGATGAAGGTGCTTGGGCAATGACTTTATTCAACTCAAGCGCTCGCGAAATTATCATCAGTCCAAATCCGGGGGACCGTAAGAGGGTGGAAGGCGAACCAGCATTTCTACGTCCATCAGAAGACAGTCTATATCTCGGCGGGCTGTTGACCATCCTTCACTCTATACCCCTGGCCCGGGAAGCTCTCCTGCAGAGAAATAAGATTCTATCAAACTATGGGCACGATCCGCAGTGGTGGAACGGACAGCCTATAAACCTTCCAAAGATAGTGACAATTCAGGATGCACACGATGGCGACACGGATTGGGATGACATCATCTACGAAACCCAGAGGCTAGTCGCCTTTCTAGATATCACGGAACGCTCCTTTGGTAGCGTGGATGCTCTTGCAAGTTTAAAGAGCATGTCTACATGCGACTCGGAAGGCAGCATAGGCAGGTACTTGGAAACATGGCAAGATGCCGCTGTCCGAGCAGATCCTGGGAATCAATTGGCGACTGTTTTCTCGTCGAAGGCATATAAACGACCTCTTACCGTTTACGACACACCTATACACAAagatttcttcatccttgagTCATTCGTGGACCCCGAGCATGGTCAAACCCTCTATGACGTTTTGGATAGCGCCATTTGGTCAGACAGGCCTGGCGAAGAGCTTGACGACGTATGGTTGGAGCATGTAGGTGAAATATTCACTGTCAGATTGGAAAGCACCGACAATACAAAACCCATAGATGTGAAAATCCCTGCGGTCTTCTACCCTGATCGATATCTCGCCGACTCCAGGGATTTCTCTCGCGAATTTCGTGCTCAAAGACTTCAGGAGTATGATGGGATCTTTAAATTAGATAACCTAATCAACCGCTTTTCGGCGTCAAAGTCAAAAGGGATGACTCTGAAAGAGACGCTAGAAAAGGCTGCTTCTGCTGTCTCCGTAACATTGCCTAAGAGCCTTGCGAATGGCGCGAACGGGTTGACTTTGAGCCCGGAGGCGGCAAACGTGGAGGCGAAACGTTTAGCAGATGAACTACGGGAAGTCTCCAATAAGATTGATGATAAACTGAAAG AGCTGGTTCAAAGAAGAGAGCGCGCTATCGAGACTCTTCGAGGCTACACAAAAATCCTAACGGAGCCGTCGGACGTATCAGGGAAAACTCCTCATTATAAATACACCTTGCGCGGCGTGTGTACTGAACCGCACGTAACTTACGTATTACGACCTAGCGGTCACACGGAGATGGCGGACACCGAACCTACAGCCGTCGATGAATGGCAGTGGTGGCGGATCAGCTTTTCAACAGATGACGCAAAAGCTCGGCAAGCAGAGTTACAGCAGGGTGATGCATCCACTTCCAAGAATGCAGACGTAATAGGATATACAGCGCGCAAAGTTCGAGAAATCGAAGTCCTTAAAGCGGCTCGTGAAGAATCCAAAAATGTTTTGCTTATCTACGCTAATGGCAATGCGATGAATTTCCGAGAGGAGCCAATTCCACCTCCACTCCAG GAATTTATCAATGCAGACAATGCAGCATTTGGCACTGAGTTCAAACAACAAGAGTCTGCGGAAGATGCAGCTGGCAGGCAGAATGAGGACTCAAGCTCTGCCAGTCGCCAGGATGAGAACATAGAGATGAATGAACTAACCCAAGATGGTCAGCGAGAAACTACATCGGCCGCTGCAAATGTAAACGTGTTCGACTATCAAGTTTCAAGCTTCGATGACGCAGCGGACTCGAGCCCGGAAAtgcaggaaagggaagggCGGGCTCTACTAGGTCAGAGTAGTACAGCAGGCCCTGTACAATACTCGCCGAGTACCAATGCCGCATGGAATCAGTAA